Proteins encoded by one window of Astatotilapia calliptera chromosome 13, fAstCal1.2, whole genome shotgun sequence:
- the pprc1 gene encoding peroxisome proliferator-activated receptor gamma coactivator-related protein 1 isoform X1 yields the protein MAARWGTGEETLTACNMDFFPLDTLDETDELSSGETLEALQSCLNLSFFEDTPTIESKVLDDDNEATLLTALTEILDNVEDENLSPFDILPDSDLLSGQRGREQSPLRKLLGLSRSPTEKDAPSRPLSTGKSLPRIQKNSMQRSDGEEEEDSSLTLSPVGLDSCPDADLLDWEALSFLHPLTLEQTNEDGVSISLGDLVRHIQPYCLSVCVENEAGEQIMPEGGIVLEVVDRGENGEPILAMTDINLPVKEQLSEKEQKVSDEAEDSSEHIVVDDEDDVTVNEAPMKITSPEITGVCLDVKDEKTVKSQMEEIKEKSPSRRKKKKKCKQQSHPYLVEGRVLRSGTIRNAAQELPKEPKRKSVKEEKKQKLPKVPAASTQVPSLVKPKEKELCQTETQPQTSTTAVISEVTVQQTKVKSLSSRQDTVLLSAKPGKSEDRYTPTTMSSQDPSEASQQPVQAPTELVNVLAAPPVSLSPVSSEIPTAAPISVTREVMLSASEAVPPVAPAVPEPKPKALSLEEYRRLRQQKRPAPVEKQRNNSTKWPSLPELPKELPPIPCLPDPSPKDPRRPITQPAKKEVEEVKPAWQPRGPCAPPTPEALLAPPAYMVAPSSKVSPATSIPKPQQTPEPPSLPQKNPVLVPNVVKDSAMPQNITTQLAAPNVPKNFGAPNTQLASSVDGKCSPALSGGMDGVDGVPISQPVSKCEELTKTTLKTTTDEIKPTAATGSLPSVPQKTTVVSQKVPEVTALTSLNITIASDSKSSKSTADGTQLCSTPAASLSNSQSLKTKPVVAETKETPTTPVEAQRAKSSTQELIEAFTSEIGIEAADLTSLLEQFEETQAKEEQCVSEVSGRAAAVGNSSSVELVPEKSVVERVKASDISSTAALTPPATPPHQMWKPLAAVALLGKSKASEASKSSPSKVIQIEARPLPSVRPRSKPTLAAATVAPDLACMDHDYCLPNKGTPTAEPGKRWNIKQQSFITIKPIRQHTPTTTQTTPAALASSLQSTINQAVLTKTQVCPVKPLEPKANRLDESSVMETPDASPTRPETELKERSPRRGPLGRSYRRHAASRTPSPRCCSEERPRGRSRKRSHHSPSPMSSCSESDSDSSRSRSRSHSPTKKRYRHQSSSSSSSRSSYQPSVSRSPPRRRRYSYSSSRSGSWSRSRSRSRSPQRRDQWSKGRQLYSPSYRPSYGHAPKPNAEEVKRRKEKAIEERRVVYVGKIRGTMTQKELKERFSYFGEIEECTLHFRDHGDNYGFVTYYNTRDAFTAIENGSKLRKPDELPFDLCFGGRRQFCQSNYADLDSSREYEPTPAKGKYHALDFDTLLRQAQQNQKR from the exons ATGGCGGCGCGGTGGGGAACAGGCGAGGAGACTTTAACAGCGTGCAATATGGACTTTTTCCCTTTGGATACACTAGACGAG ACTGATGAGCTGAGCTCCGGAGAAACTCTGGAGGCCCTTCAAAGCTGCTTAAACCTGTCCTTCTTTGAGGACACACCGACAATAGAG TCCAAAGTCCTAGATGATGACAACGAAGCCACGCTGCTAACAGCCTTGACGGAGATTCTTGACAATGTAGAAGATGAGAACCTGTCTCCGTTTGACATACTGCCTGACTCAGACCTGCTGTCAGGTCAAAGGGGCAGGGAACAGTCTCCG CTCAGGAAATTACTGGGTTTATCACGTTCCCCTACAGAGAAAGACGCACCATCTAGGCCTTTATCAACTGGAAAG AGCCTCCCTAGGATACAGAAAAACTCTATGCAGAGGAGTGatggggaggaagaggaagacagCTCCCTCACGCTGAGCCCAGTTGGGCTTGACTCATGTCCTGACGCTGACCTGTTAGACTGGGAGGCTCTGTCCTTCCTACATCCTCTTACCTTGGAACAGACAAATGAAGACGGTGTCTCGATTAGCCTGGGCGACCTGGTCAGGCATATCCAACCCTACTGCTTGTCGGTATGTGTGGAGAATGAGGCAGGGGAACAGATTATGCCGGAAGGAGGCATAGTGCTTGAGGTTGTGGACCGGGGGGAAAATGGAGAACCCATCCTGGCCATGACAGACATAAATCTACCAGTTAAAGAGCAGCTTTcagaaaaagagcagaaagtTTCAGATGAAGCAGAAGACAGTTCAGAGCATATAGTTGTTGATGACGAAGACGATGTAACGGTCAACGAGGCACCCATGAAAATCACATCCCCAGAAATAACAGGAGTGTGTTTAGATGTAAAAGATGAGAAGACCGTTAAGAGCCAAATGGAAGAAATTAAAGAGAAAAGTCCATccaggaggaaaaagaaaaagaaatgcaagcAACAGTCTCATCCTTATCTTGTGGAAGGAAGAGTCCTTCGGAGTGGCACCATAAGAAATGCAGCACAGGAACTGCCCAAAGAGCCCaaaagaaaatctgtcaaagaagaaaagaaacaaaaactcccAAAAGTTCCTGCTGCCTCAACCCAAGTTCCATCGCTGGTAAAACCTAAAGAAAAAGAGCTATGCCAAACTGAAACTCAACCTCAGACCTCCACTACAGCAGTAATCAGTGAAGTGACTGTGCAACAAACTAAAGTTAAATCTCTGTCCTCTAGACAGGACACAGTGCTGTTAAGTGCTAAACCTGGGAAGAGTGAAGACAGGTATACACCCACAACAATGAGTTCTCAGGATCCCAGTGAAGCTTCACAACAGCCAGTCCAAGCCCCCACTGAGCTCGTGAATGTATTAGCAGCTCCCCCTGTTTCCCTCTCTCCGGTGTCTTCAGAGATCCCGACAGCTGCTCCCATCTCTGTGACTCGCGAGGTGATGCTGAGTGCTAGTGAGGCTGTCCCTCCCGTGGCTCCGGCAGTCCCAGAGCCCAAACCCAAAGCACTTAGTTTAGAGGAGTATAGACGGCTTAGACAACAGAAAAGGCCTGCTCCAGTGGAAAAGCAACGCAACAATAGCACCAAGTGGCCTAGCCTCCCAGAGCTTCCCAAAGAGCTTCCCCCTATTCCCTGCCTGCCTGACCCAAGCCCCAAGGATCCTCGACGTCCCATCACCCAGCCGGCAAaaaaggaggtggaggaggtcaAACCTGCGTGGCAACCAAGAGGACCATGTGCACCACCGACCCCCGAGGCACTGCTGGCTCCACCTGCCTACATGGTTGCCCCTTCCAGCAAGGTTTCACCTGCTACTTCAATTCCTAAACCCCAACAAACACCCGAACCGCCCAGTCTGCCTCAGAAAAATCCTGTTCTGGTCCCTAATGTAGTTAAAGATTCAGCCatgccccaaaacatcactacTCAGCTTGCAGCACCTAATGTGCCTAAAAACTTTGGGGCTCCTAACACTCAGCTCGCATCTTCAGTAGATGGGAAATGTTCTCCTGCTCTTTcaggagggatggatggagtaGATGGAGTCCCCATCTCTCAGCCTGTATCTAAGTGTGAAGAGCTCACCAAGACCACTCTTAAAACCACTACAGATGAAATAAAACCCACTGCTGCTACTGGATCTCTTCCCAGTGTCCCCCAGAAGACCACTGTGGTTTCCCAGAAAGTGCCTGAGGTCACTGCTCTCACTTCCTTAAATATCACCATTGCGTCTGATAGCAAGTCCTCCAAATCCACAGCTGATGGTACCCAGCTGTGTTCCACTCCAGCTGCTAGTCTCTCGAACTCCCAGagtctaaaaacaaaaccagttgTTGCTGAAACTAAAGAAACACCCACAACACCAGTGGAAGCCCAAAGAGCAAAGAGTTCCACACAGGAGCTGATTGAAGCATTCACAAGTGAAATAG GTATTGAAGCTGCTGATCTGACCAGTTTACTGGAGCAGTTTGAGGAAACCCAAG CCAAAGAGGAGCAATGTGTGTCGGAGGTCTCTGGTAGAGCAGCAGCTGTAGGAAACTCGAG CAGTGTCGAACTGGTTCCAGAGAAGTCTGTTGTGGAACGTGTAAAAGCTAGTGACATCTCAAGCACTGCAG CTCTGACACCTCCAGCCACTCCTCCTCATCAAATGTGGAAACCCCTGGCAGCTGTGGCACTGCTTGGGAAGAGCAAAGCCTCCGAAGCCTCCAAGTCGAGCCCCTCCAAAGTTATCCAGATAGAAGCTCGGCCTCTGCCCTCAGTCAGGCCACGTAGCAAACCCACGCTCGCTGCTGCCACTGTAGCCCCCGATTTGGCGTGCATGGATCATGACTATTGCCTTCCCAACAAAGGCACTCCCACTGCAGAGCCAGGCAAGCGTTGGAATATTAAACAGCAGTCCTTTATCACCATTAAACCCATCAGGCAACATACTCCAACCACTACACAAACAACCCCAGCTGCCCTGGCATCATCTCTCCAATCTACCATAAATCAGGCGGTTTTAACCAAAACACAAGTTTGTCCAGTGAAGCCCCTGGAGCCCAAGGCAAATAGGTTGGACGAAAGCTCTGTTATGGAGACTCCAGATGCTTCTCCTACTCGGCCAGAGACTGAATTGAAGGAAAGGAGCCCGAGGAGAGGTCCGTTGGGAAGGTCATACCGTCGCCATGCTGCTTCTCGCACACCCAGCCCCAGATGTTGTTCTGAAGAGAGGCCCAGAGGTCGGTCTAGAAAAAGATCACATCATTCTCCCAGTCCAATGTCCAGCTGTTCAGAGTCAGACTCCGATTCTTCTAGATCTCGGTCTAGATCACACTCTCCAACAAAGAAAAG GTATCGTCACCAGAGCAGTTCCAGCTCCTCGTCCCGTTCCTCCTATCAGCCTTCTGTGTCCCGCTCTCCTCCCAGAAGGAGAAGGTATTCCTATTCTTCTTCTCGTTCTGGCTCTTGGAGTCGCTCCAGGTCACGATCTCGGTCCCCTCAAAGACGGGATCAGTGGAGTAAAGGCAGACAATTGTACAG tcccTCATATCGGCCCAGCTATGGTCATGCTCCAAAGCCAAATGCGGAAGAGGTGAAGAGACGCAAGGAGAAAGCCATT GAGGAGCGCCGCGTTGTTTACGTTGGTAAAATCCGGGGAACGATGACCCAAAAAGAACTAAAAGAGCGCTTCTCCTATTTTGGCGAGATCGAAGAATGTACCCTGCACTTTAGAGACCATGG GGACAACTACGGCTTTGTGACTTATTACAACACCAGGGATGCTTTCACAGCGATTGAGAATGGAAGTAAACTGCGCAAGCCTGACGAGTTGCCGTTTGATCTCTGTTTCGGTGGAAGGAGACAGTTCTGCCAGAGCAACTATGCTGACTTAG ATTCGAGTAGAGAGTACGAGCCAACGCCTGCAAAAGGCAAGTATCATGCACTAGACTTCGACACTTTACTGAGGCAGGCCCAGCAGAATCAGAAGAGGTAA
- the pprc1 gene encoding peroxisome proliferator-activated receptor gamma coactivator-related protein 1 isoform X2 has product MAARWGTGEETLTACNMDFFPLDTLDETDELSSGETLEALQSCLNLSFFEDTPTIESKVLDDDNEATLLTALTEILDNVEDENLSPFDILPDSDLLSGQRGREQSPLRKLLGLSRSPTEKDAPSRPLSTGKSLPRIQKNSMQRSDGEEEEDSSLTLSPVGLDSCPDADLLDWEALSFLHPLTLEQTNEDGVSISLGDLVRHIQPYCLSVCVENEAGEQIMPEGGIVLEVVDRGENGEPILAMTDINLPVKEQLSEKEQKVSDEAEDSSEHIVVDDEDDVTVNEAPMKITSPEITGVCLDVKDEKTVKSQMEEIKEKSPSRRKKKKKCKQQSHPYLVEGRVLRSGTIRNAAQELPKEPKRKSVKEEKKQKLPKVPAASTQVPSLVKPKEKELCQTETQPQTSTTAVISEVTVQQTKVKSLSSRQDTVLLSAKPGKSEDRYTPTTMSSQDPSEASQQPVQAPTELVNVLAAPPVSLSPVSSEIPTAAPISVTREVMLSASEAVPPVAPAVPEPKPKALSLEEYRRLRQQKRPAPVEKQRNNSTKWPSLPELPKELPPIPCLPDPSPKDPRRPITQPAKKEVEEVKPAWQPRGPCAPPTPEALLAPPAYMVAPSSKVSPATSIPKPQQTPEPPSLPQKNPVLVPNVVKDSAMPQNITTQLAAPNVPKNFGAPNTQLASSVDGKCSPALSGGMDGVDGVPISQPVSKCEELTKTTLKTTTDEIKPTAATGSLPSVPQKTTVVSQKVPEVTALTSLNITIASDSKSSKSTADGTQLCSTPAASLSNSQSLKTKPVVAETKETPTTPVEAQRAKSSTQELIEAFTSEIGIEAADLTSLLEQFEETQAKEEQCVSEVSGRAAAVGNSSVELVPEKSVVERVKASDISSTAALTPPATPPHQMWKPLAAVALLGKSKASEASKSSPSKVIQIEARPLPSVRPRSKPTLAAATVAPDLACMDHDYCLPNKGTPTAEPGKRWNIKQQSFITIKPIRQHTPTTTQTTPAALASSLQSTINQAVLTKTQVCPVKPLEPKANRLDESSVMETPDASPTRPETELKERSPRRGPLGRSYRRHAASRTPSPRCCSEERPRGRSRKRSHHSPSPMSSCSESDSDSSRSRSRSHSPTKKRYRHQSSSSSSSRSSYQPSVSRSPPRRRRYSYSSSRSGSWSRSRSRSRSPQRRDQWSKGRQLYSPSYRPSYGHAPKPNAEEVKRRKEKAIEERRVVYVGKIRGTMTQKELKERFSYFGEIEECTLHFRDHGDNYGFVTYYNTRDAFTAIENGSKLRKPDELPFDLCFGGRRQFCQSNYADLDSSREYEPTPAKGKYHALDFDTLLRQAQQNQKR; this is encoded by the exons ATGGCGGCGCGGTGGGGAACAGGCGAGGAGACTTTAACAGCGTGCAATATGGACTTTTTCCCTTTGGATACACTAGACGAG ACTGATGAGCTGAGCTCCGGAGAAACTCTGGAGGCCCTTCAAAGCTGCTTAAACCTGTCCTTCTTTGAGGACACACCGACAATAGAG TCCAAAGTCCTAGATGATGACAACGAAGCCACGCTGCTAACAGCCTTGACGGAGATTCTTGACAATGTAGAAGATGAGAACCTGTCTCCGTTTGACATACTGCCTGACTCAGACCTGCTGTCAGGTCAAAGGGGCAGGGAACAGTCTCCG CTCAGGAAATTACTGGGTTTATCACGTTCCCCTACAGAGAAAGACGCACCATCTAGGCCTTTATCAACTGGAAAG AGCCTCCCTAGGATACAGAAAAACTCTATGCAGAGGAGTGatggggaggaagaggaagacagCTCCCTCACGCTGAGCCCAGTTGGGCTTGACTCATGTCCTGACGCTGACCTGTTAGACTGGGAGGCTCTGTCCTTCCTACATCCTCTTACCTTGGAACAGACAAATGAAGACGGTGTCTCGATTAGCCTGGGCGACCTGGTCAGGCATATCCAACCCTACTGCTTGTCGGTATGTGTGGAGAATGAGGCAGGGGAACAGATTATGCCGGAAGGAGGCATAGTGCTTGAGGTTGTGGACCGGGGGGAAAATGGAGAACCCATCCTGGCCATGACAGACATAAATCTACCAGTTAAAGAGCAGCTTTcagaaaaagagcagaaagtTTCAGATGAAGCAGAAGACAGTTCAGAGCATATAGTTGTTGATGACGAAGACGATGTAACGGTCAACGAGGCACCCATGAAAATCACATCCCCAGAAATAACAGGAGTGTGTTTAGATGTAAAAGATGAGAAGACCGTTAAGAGCCAAATGGAAGAAATTAAAGAGAAAAGTCCATccaggaggaaaaagaaaaagaaatgcaagcAACAGTCTCATCCTTATCTTGTGGAAGGAAGAGTCCTTCGGAGTGGCACCATAAGAAATGCAGCACAGGAACTGCCCAAAGAGCCCaaaagaaaatctgtcaaagaagaaaagaaacaaaaactcccAAAAGTTCCTGCTGCCTCAACCCAAGTTCCATCGCTGGTAAAACCTAAAGAAAAAGAGCTATGCCAAACTGAAACTCAACCTCAGACCTCCACTACAGCAGTAATCAGTGAAGTGACTGTGCAACAAACTAAAGTTAAATCTCTGTCCTCTAGACAGGACACAGTGCTGTTAAGTGCTAAACCTGGGAAGAGTGAAGACAGGTATACACCCACAACAATGAGTTCTCAGGATCCCAGTGAAGCTTCACAACAGCCAGTCCAAGCCCCCACTGAGCTCGTGAATGTATTAGCAGCTCCCCCTGTTTCCCTCTCTCCGGTGTCTTCAGAGATCCCGACAGCTGCTCCCATCTCTGTGACTCGCGAGGTGATGCTGAGTGCTAGTGAGGCTGTCCCTCCCGTGGCTCCGGCAGTCCCAGAGCCCAAACCCAAAGCACTTAGTTTAGAGGAGTATAGACGGCTTAGACAACAGAAAAGGCCTGCTCCAGTGGAAAAGCAACGCAACAATAGCACCAAGTGGCCTAGCCTCCCAGAGCTTCCCAAAGAGCTTCCCCCTATTCCCTGCCTGCCTGACCCAAGCCCCAAGGATCCTCGACGTCCCATCACCCAGCCGGCAAaaaaggaggtggaggaggtcaAACCTGCGTGGCAACCAAGAGGACCATGTGCACCACCGACCCCCGAGGCACTGCTGGCTCCACCTGCCTACATGGTTGCCCCTTCCAGCAAGGTTTCACCTGCTACTTCAATTCCTAAACCCCAACAAACACCCGAACCGCCCAGTCTGCCTCAGAAAAATCCTGTTCTGGTCCCTAATGTAGTTAAAGATTCAGCCatgccccaaaacatcactacTCAGCTTGCAGCACCTAATGTGCCTAAAAACTTTGGGGCTCCTAACACTCAGCTCGCATCTTCAGTAGATGGGAAATGTTCTCCTGCTCTTTcaggagggatggatggagtaGATGGAGTCCCCATCTCTCAGCCTGTATCTAAGTGTGAAGAGCTCACCAAGACCACTCTTAAAACCACTACAGATGAAATAAAACCCACTGCTGCTACTGGATCTCTTCCCAGTGTCCCCCAGAAGACCACTGTGGTTTCCCAGAAAGTGCCTGAGGTCACTGCTCTCACTTCCTTAAATATCACCATTGCGTCTGATAGCAAGTCCTCCAAATCCACAGCTGATGGTACCCAGCTGTGTTCCACTCCAGCTGCTAGTCTCTCGAACTCCCAGagtctaaaaacaaaaccagttgTTGCTGAAACTAAAGAAACACCCACAACACCAGTGGAAGCCCAAAGAGCAAAGAGTTCCACACAGGAGCTGATTGAAGCATTCACAAGTGAAATAG GTATTGAAGCTGCTGATCTGACCAGTTTACTGGAGCAGTTTGAGGAAACCCAAG CCAAAGAGGAGCAATGTGTGTCGGAGGTCTCTGGTAGAGCAGCAGCTGTAGGAAACTCGAG TGTCGAACTGGTTCCAGAGAAGTCTGTTGTGGAACGTGTAAAAGCTAGTGACATCTCAAGCACTGCAG CTCTGACACCTCCAGCCACTCCTCCTCATCAAATGTGGAAACCCCTGGCAGCTGTGGCACTGCTTGGGAAGAGCAAAGCCTCCGAAGCCTCCAAGTCGAGCCCCTCCAAAGTTATCCAGATAGAAGCTCGGCCTCTGCCCTCAGTCAGGCCACGTAGCAAACCCACGCTCGCTGCTGCCACTGTAGCCCCCGATTTGGCGTGCATGGATCATGACTATTGCCTTCCCAACAAAGGCACTCCCACTGCAGAGCCAGGCAAGCGTTGGAATATTAAACAGCAGTCCTTTATCACCATTAAACCCATCAGGCAACATACTCCAACCACTACACAAACAACCCCAGCTGCCCTGGCATCATCTCTCCAATCTACCATAAATCAGGCGGTTTTAACCAAAACACAAGTTTGTCCAGTGAAGCCCCTGGAGCCCAAGGCAAATAGGTTGGACGAAAGCTCTGTTATGGAGACTCCAGATGCTTCTCCTACTCGGCCAGAGACTGAATTGAAGGAAAGGAGCCCGAGGAGAGGTCCGTTGGGAAGGTCATACCGTCGCCATGCTGCTTCTCGCACACCCAGCCCCAGATGTTGTTCTGAAGAGAGGCCCAGAGGTCGGTCTAGAAAAAGATCACATCATTCTCCCAGTCCAATGTCCAGCTGTTCAGAGTCAGACTCCGATTCTTCTAGATCTCGGTCTAGATCACACTCTCCAACAAAGAAAAG GTATCGTCACCAGAGCAGTTCCAGCTCCTCGTCCCGTTCCTCCTATCAGCCTTCTGTGTCCCGCTCTCCTCCCAGAAGGAGAAGGTATTCCTATTCTTCTTCTCGTTCTGGCTCTTGGAGTCGCTCCAGGTCACGATCTCGGTCCCCTCAAAGACGGGATCAGTGGAGTAAAGGCAGACAATTGTACAG tcccTCATATCGGCCCAGCTATGGTCATGCTCCAAAGCCAAATGCGGAAGAGGTGAAGAGACGCAAGGAGAAAGCCATT GAGGAGCGCCGCGTTGTTTACGTTGGTAAAATCCGGGGAACGATGACCCAAAAAGAACTAAAAGAGCGCTTCTCCTATTTTGGCGAGATCGAAGAATGTACCCTGCACTTTAGAGACCATGG GGACAACTACGGCTTTGTGACTTATTACAACACCAGGGATGCTTTCACAGCGATTGAGAATGGAAGTAAACTGCGCAAGCCTGACGAGTTGCCGTTTGATCTCTGTTTCGGTGGAAGGAGACAGTTCTGCCAGAGCAACTATGCTGACTTAG ATTCGAGTAGAGAGTACGAGCCAACGCCTGCAAAAGGCAAGTATCATGCACTAGACTTCGACACTTTACTGAGGCAGGCCCAGCAGAATCAGAAGAGGTAA